Proteins encoded together in one Planctomyces sp. SH-PL14 window:
- a CDS encoding pyruvate carboxylase, which translates to MPITKLLVANRSEIAIRVFRSAHELGIRTVAVYTHEDRYALHRFKADEAYQIGAPGEPIKNYLNIPAIIAVAKQHGIEAIHPGYGFLSEKPEFARACKEAGIIFVGPTIDALENLGDKTAARKIAVKAKVPVLSGTENALKDGDEGLAAAKKLGFPIILKAAHGGGGRGMRVVESEDQFLASYDTARRESLTAFGSPDIFIEKYIRRARHIEVQLLGDKHGNLVHLFERDCSVQRRHQKVVEIAPAPNLDSKVRDAICASAVEIGKQVNYENAGTVEFLVDADTNQFFFIEVNPRIQVEHTVTEEVTGFDIVKSQILIAQGAALADPEIGIDSQAAIKTTGFAVQCRVTTEDPENNFTPDYGKIAHYRSAAGLGIRLDAGTAFSGATVTPYYDSLLVKVTARARRFTDAVHRMERSLAEFRIRGVKTNIPFLTNLLNHPTFLEGLCTTRFIDDTPELRELPKRKDRATKVLSYIGETIVNGNSLVKGRPVAKRRLPAPIPSPVAPGASAPAAGSPQAAAFPEGTRDLLKKLGPQKFAAWVRDQKRLMITDTTFRDAHQSLLATRFRTHDLLQIAGIYARRCPQFFSLEMWGGATFDTSMRFLKECPWQRLSEMRAQCPNILFQMLLRASNAVGYTNYPDNVVREFVKEAAQAGNDVFRVFDCLNWVPNMQVAMDAVNETGTICEAAICYSGDILNPNRTKYNLKYYVDLAKQLEKMGAHILAIKDMAGLCKPEAATKLVTALKQEIGIPIHFHTHDTNGIQAASYLKAADVGVDIVDCAMAPLSGGTSQPNLNTLSESLRFMERDTGLDSHVLDEIAEYWRVARQFYAPFESDELAGTADLYNHEMPGGQYTNLYEQARALGLEDRWAEVCRVYAEVNQMFGDIVKVTPTSKSVGDMALFMVANNLTANDVLNGDRELSFPEGVIDLLSGAMGQPPGGFPEKIQQRILGNRKAFTERPGASLPPVDFGAAKEKVAGMVDGEPSHQDVLSYILYPKVFEGFAAHRHQYGDTSLLPTPIFFYGMEPGEETTVEIESGKTLFIKYVGLGMPHPDGTRTVSFELNGQPRNVTITDLSLTPETKSRRKAESDDPKQIGATMPGMVVLVPVTVGEEVKKGQKLLTLEAMKMETSIYADRDAKVREVVVAKGENVETGDLLMVLG; encoded by the coding sequence ATGCCCATCACCAAGCTGCTCGTCGCCAACCGGTCCGAAATCGCCATTCGCGTCTTCCGCTCGGCCCACGAACTGGGGATCCGGACGGTCGCCGTCTACACGCATGAGGACCGCTACGCGCTGCATCGCTTCAAGGCGGACGAGGCCTACCAGATCGGGGCCCCGGGGGAGCCGATCAAGAACTACCTGAACATCCCGGCGATCATCGCCGTCGCCAAGCAGCACGGCATCGAGGCGATCCACCCCGGCTACGGGTTCCTGTCCGAGAAGCCGGAGTTCGCCCGGGCCTGCAAAGAGGCGGGGATCATCTTCGTCGGCCCGACGATCGATGCCCTCGAGAACCTGGGGGACAAGACCGCGGCCCGCAAGATCGCCGTCAAGGCGAAGGTCCCGGTCCTGAGCGGGACCGAGAACGCGCTCAAGGACGGCGACGAAGGTCTGGCGGCGGCGAAGAAGCTCGGCTTCCCGATCATCCTCAAGGCGGCCCACGGCGGCGGCGGCCGCGGGATGCGGGTCGTCGAGTCCGAAGACCAGTTCCTCGCCTCCTATGACACCGCCCGCCGCGAATCGCTGACGGCGTTCGGCAGCCCGGACATCTTTATCGAGAAGTACATCCGCCGGGCGCGGCACATCGAAGTCCAGCTCCTCGGCGACAAGCACGGGAACCTCGTCCACCTCTTCGAGCGAGACTGCTCGGTCCAGCGCCGCCATCAGAAGGTGGTCGAGATCGCTCCCGCGCCGAACCTCGATTCCAAGGTCCGCGACGCGATCTGCGCGTCGGCGGTCGAGATCGGCAAGCAGGTGAACTACGAGAACGCCGGGACGGTCGAGTTCCTCGTCGACGCCGACACGAACCAGTTCTTCTTCATCGAGGTCAATCCCCGGATCCAGGTCGAGCACACGGTCACGGAAGAAGTGACCGGCTTCGACATCGTGAAGTCGCAGATCCTCATCGCCCAGGGGGCCGCTCTCGCGGACCCGGAGATCGGGATCGACTCCCAGGCCGCGATCAAGACGACCGGCTTCGCCGTGCAGTGCCGCGTCACCACAGAAGACCCGGAGAACAACTTCACGCCGGACTACGGCAAGATCGCTCACTACCGCTCGGCGGCGGGACTCGGCATCCGCCTCGACGCCGGCACCGCGTTCTCCGGCGCCACCGTCACGCCGTACTACGACTCGCTGCTCGTCAAAGTGACCGCCCGGGCCCGGCGGTTCACCGACGCCGTGCACCGGATGGAGCGAAGCCTCGCCGAGTTCCGCATCCGGGGGGTGAAGACGAACATCCCGTTCCTCACCAACCTGCTGAACCATCCGACCTTCCTGGAAGGTCTCTGCACGACCCGCTTCATCGACGACACTCCGGAGCTCCGCGAGCTCCCGAAGCGGAAGGACCGGGCGACGAAGGTCCTGAGCTACATCGGCGAGACGATCGTCAACGGCAACTCGCTCGTGAAAGGCCGTCCCGTCGCCAAGCGGCGGCTTCCGGCTCCGATCCCGTCTCCGGTCGCGCCGGGGGCTTCGGCTCCCGCGGCCGGGAGCCCGCAGGCGGCCGCGTTCCCCGAAGGAACCCGCGACCTTCTCAAGAAGCTCGGCCCGCAGAAGTTCGCTGCCTGGGTCCGCGACCAGAAGCGGCTCATGATCACGGACACGACGTTCCGGGACGCGCACCAGTCGCTCCTGGCGACGCGGTTCCGCACGCATGACCTGCTCCAGATCGCCGGCATTTACGCCCGCCGCTGTCCGCAGTTCTTCTCGCTCGAAATGTGGGGCGGAGCGACGTTCGACACGTCGATGCGGTTCCTGAAGGAGTGCCCGTGGCAGCGGCTCTCCGAGATGCGGGCGCAGTGCCCGAACATCCTGTTCCAGATGCTCCTGCGGGCCTCGAACGCCGTCGGGTACACGAACTATCCGGACAACGTGGTCCGCGAGTTCGTGAAGGAAGCGGCCCAGGCAGGGAACGACGTCTTCCGCGTGTTCGACTGCCTGAACTGGGTGCCGAACATGCAGGTCGCGATGGACGCCGTCAATGAGACGGGGACGATCTGCGAAGCGGCAATCTGCTACTCGGGCGACATCCTCAACCCGAACCGCACGAAGTACAACCTGAAGTACTACGTCGACCTCGCGAAGCAGCTCGAGAAGATGGGAGCCCACATCCTCGCCATCAAGGACATGGCGGGGCTCTGCAAGCCGGAGGCAGCGACGAAGCTCGTCACCGCGCTGAAGCAGGAGATCGGGATCCCGATCCACTTCCACACGCACGACACTAACGGCATCCAGGCCGCCTCCTATCTCAAGGCGGCGGACGTCGGCGTCGATATCGTCGACTGTGCGATGGCTCCGCTCTCGGGCGGGACCTCGCAGCCGAACCTCAACACGCTCAGCGAATCGTTGCGGTTTATGGAACGGGACACCGGCCTCGATTCGCACGTCCTGGATGAGATCGCGGAATACTGGCGCGTCGCCCGGCAGTTCTACGCTCCGTTCGAGAGCGACGAGCTGGCCGGTACGGCCGACCTCTACAACCACGAGATGCCCGGCGGCCAGTACACGAACCTCTACGAGCAGGCCCGGGCTCTCGGCCTCGAAGACCGGTGGGCGGAAGTCTGCCGGGTTTACGCCGAGGTCAATCAGATGTTCGGCGACATCGTGAAGGTGACGCCGACGTCGAAGTCTGTCGGCGACATGGCGCTCTTCATGGTCGCCAACAACCTGACGGCGAACGACGTCCTGAACGGCGACCGCGAGCTCTCCTTCCCGGAAGGGGTCATCGACCTCCTCAGCGGGGCGATGGGCCAGCCCCCCGGCGGGTTCCCGGAGAAGATTCAGCAGCGGATTCTCGGCAACCGCAAGGCGTTCACCGAACGCCCCGGCGCGAGCCTTCCTCCGGTCGACTTCGGTGCCGCGAAGGAGAAGGTCGCCGGTATGGTCGACGGTGAGCCGTCGCACCAGGACGTTCTGTCCTACATCCTCTATCCGAAGGTCTTCGAAGGCTTTGCCGCTCACCGCCATCAGTACGGCGATACGAGCCTGCTGCCGACGCCGATTTTCTTCTACGGCATGGAGCCGGGCGAAGAGACCACCGTCGAGATCGAGTCCGGCAAGACGCTGTTCATCAAGTACGTCGGCCTGGGGATGCCGCATCCGGACGGAACCCGGACGGTCTCGTTCGAGCTGAACGGCCAGCCGCGGAACGTGACGATCACGGACCTGTCGCTGACCCCCGAGACGAAGTCCCGCCGCAAGGCGGAGAGCGATGACCCCAAGCAGATCGGGGCGACGATGCCCGGGATGGTAGTCCTCGTCCCCGTGACGGTGGGCGAAGAGGTCAAGAAGGGGCAGAAGCTGCTGACCCTGGAAGCGATGAAGATGGAGACCTCGATTTACGCCGACCGTGACGCGAAGGTCCGGGAGGTCGTGGTCGCGAAGGGAGAGAACGTCGAGACCGGCGACCTGCTGATGGTTCTCGGCTGA
- a CDS encoding class I SAM-dependent methyltransferase: MSLLEQIAFFREFRRRFETTGSILPSSRFLARAMTEPLRAHPRPRPLRILEIGPGTGAVTGSIVSQLQPGDVFDLVEINENFVAVLKNRFESDGAWRLRAAQSTIHNCPLQAFQSTAPYDVVISGLPFNNFPMSLVEELVSASWGHVAPGATYSFFEYMFVRSVRCSVGAKGDRERLTAIESYLQGRFRDSRFRRDWVFANVPPAWVQHLRKEA; the protein is encoded by the coding sequence GTGTCGCTGCTCGAACAGATTGCGTTTTTCCGGGAGTTTCGGCGGCGGTTCGAGACGACCGGCTCGATCCTTCCCAGCAGCCGGTTTCTGGCCCGGGCGATGACTGAGCCGCTCCGTGCTCATCCGCGTCCGAGGCCGCTGCGGATCCTGGAGATCGGGCCGGGGACGGGGGCTGTGACGGGATCGATCGTCTCGCAGCTGCAGCCCGGGGATGTCTTTGACCTCGTTGAGATCAACGAGAACTTCGTCGCGGTTCTGAAGAATCGGTTCGAGTCCGATGGGGCGTGGCGGTTGAGGGCGGCGCAGTCGACGATTCACAACTGCCCGCTTCAGGCGTTTCAGTCTACCGCTCCGTACGACGTTGTGATCTCGGGGCTTCCGTTCAACAACTTTCCGATGTCGCTCGTTGAGGAGCTGGTGTCGGCTTCGTGGGGGCACGTGGCGCCGGGGGCGACGTACTCGTTTTTTGAGTACATGTTCGTGCGGTCGGTCCGGTGTTCTGTGGGGGCGAAGGGGGACCGGGAGCGGCTGACGGCGATTGAGAGCTATCTGCAGGGTCGGTTTAGGGATTCGCGTTTTCGCCGTGACTGGGTGTTTGCGAATGTTCCGCCGGCGTGGGTGCAGCATCTTCGGAAGGAGGCCTGA
- a CDS encoding HNH endonuclease: MQGSVLVLNRGFSAVHVISVQRAFCLLCKGVAEVIAVEDAGVMAYDFEGWKDLSQLKRSLDLPREHEEWIRSVHFDIEVPRIIRLLKYERGPRNAVKYNRRNIFLRDEHRCQYCNRRFASQRLSLDHVMPRSRGGPDTWENVVCACLTCNTRKGGRTPAEAGMRLIREPVKPKRSPLLSRQLTMRRYACWKTFIPALEDAQQ, translated from the coding sequence ATGCAGGGAAGTGTTCTCGTCTTAAATCGTGGATTCAGTGCGGTCCACGTGATCTCGGTGCAGAGGGCTTTCTGTCTCCTCTGCAAGGGCGTCGCCGAGGTGATCGCCGTCGAAGACGCCGGCGTCATGGCGTACGACTTCGAGGGCTGGAAGGACCTGAGCCAGCTCAAACGCTCGCTCGATCTTCCCCGCGAGCATGAAGAGTGGATCCGCTCGGTCCACTTCGACATCGAAGTCCCCCGGATCATCCGGCTGCTGAAATACGAACGCGGGCCGCGGAACGCTGTTAAATACAATCGCCGCAATATCTTCCTGCGGGACGAGCATCGCTGTCAGTACTGCAACCGGCGGTTTGCCAGCCAGCGTCTCAGTCTCGACCACGTCATGCCCCGCAGCCGCGGCGGCCCGGATACGTGGGAGAACGTGGTCTGCGCCTGCCTCACCTGCAACACCCGCAAGGGGGGGCGGACGCCGGCCGAAGCGGGGATGCGGCTGATCCGGGAGCCGGTCAAGCCGAAGCGCAGTCCGCTTCTCAGCCGCCAGCTCACGATGCGGCGGTATGCCTGCTGGAAGACGTTCATCCCGGCGCTGGAAGACGCGCAGCAGTAG
- the smc gene encoding chromosome segregation protein SMC: MLKSLELFGFKSFADRTLFEFSPGVTCVVGPNGSGKSNVVDGIKWILGDQSAKSLRGKEMTDVIFNGSNSRKASAFAEASLSFDNASGRLPVDSAEVKIGRRLYRSGDSEYLLNGNVVRLKDIRDMFMGTGAGTAAYSIIEQGRVDQILQANPATRRLVFEEAAGISKYKSRKIEAERKLERVAQNLLRLTDIVDEVETQLNSTRSQASKAAKYRELAVELKTLWTGLAADDFREHQSHMAGIQADAAGAQAEVERLAGELSQIEEETQGLEGSLSEHERAVRELEKQAGANREQIAVQESTIRHQTSRLKELEQEIDRLRQDRLTLTVRSARIDEELRTTSARLEQFARAFDEQRLAMQGREEELAGLRVLFDEARARIRETRNRRDELLKRVSEQQRKTAALESQLSAAAETVALAETKVRESVDRLALAERELERQQIATGEIQSSSDAAREQIESIRLERMNLLGDHGQTERRLADLRERRSAAQARLTVLQDLERRQEGLGIGVREILERAATVASPPWSSIVGSVGELVDAALDVAPLIEMALGSRTQLIVVDDAGPLIDYLNRGEAHILGRVGFLELPSARRGAPTAAAAARSRGFRISAERLPDLSHEAGVIARADTLLTESEAVPGLAARLLADTWIVASLKDAYDLLDGVGAGCRFVTQQGELVEADGTLYVGTVPSENAVLSRKSELRQLRNEIIRLDRTITSEVDRLGWLTSSLTDHDGRLAAADQEFQLVSAQLAEAVTRLDSQQQTVARLTEELSSYEGVLSRQEERRDQVTRALDEQRVLMEEERANADALTLEVADAEQQTASIEATLNLLIETAREEQLEFAKHEERLKTLQSDQVRLRQDQVQRVAQQKEVEQRLRSLLSGRREAIQLILRTESSVSLRFGQGETLSQSVRSAAKQRDAVRMQRQLLSRRGDELHKKRRAAQDRQHAAEMQIREREMHLRSLAEKMQEEYQTTLEELAASGVSSFRAYLEEHAPEQAAQMWGTRESEEAAVEEAADEETGMEAVDASDEESVEVEVESNELAAEESEAGESAYAELVPVVNYADIRPELEAAVERLRRRIKALGSINTDALNDLDELESRFSILSAQLQDLQEAKSTLEEIIRRINTESKRLFLETFETIRGHFRELFRKVFGGGEGDIVLENTDDVLECGLDIVARPPGKELRSLTLLSGGEKTMTAVALLFAMFRSKPSPYCILDEVDAALDDANVGRYINVIREFAEMTQFVVITHRKQTMTAANVLYGVTMEQAGVSKRMSVRFEEVGENGEIKKASKAA, encoded by the coding sequence ATGCTGAAGTCTCTCGAACTTTTCGGTTTCAAGAGCTTCGCGGATCGGACTCTCTTTGAGTTCTCTCCGGGGGTGACGTGTGTCGTTGGACCGAACGGAAGCGGCAAGAGCAACGTCGTCGACGGCATCAAGTGGATCCTGGGGGACCAGAGCGCCAAGAGCCTTCGCGGAAAGGAGATGACAGACGTCATCTTCAACGGCTCCAACAGCCGTAAGGCGAGCGCCTTCGCCGAGGCGTCCCTCTCCTTCGACAACGCTTCCGGCCGGCTCCCGGTCGACAGCGCCGAAGTGAAGATCGGCCGGCGGCTCTACCGCAGCGGCGACTCGGAGTACCTGCTCAACGGGAACGTCGTCCGCCTCAAAGACATCCGTGACATGTTCATGGGGACCGGGGCGGGGACCGCGGCCTACAGCATCATCGAGCAGGGGCGGGTCGACCAGATCCTCCAGGCCAACCCGGCGACGCGGCGGCTCGTCTTCGAAGAGGCGGCCGGGATCAGCAAGTACAAGTCCCGGAAGATCGAGGCGGAGCGGAAGCTGGAGCGGGTCGCGCAGAACCTGTTGCGGCTGACCGACATCGTCGACGAGGTCGAGACCCAGCTCAATTCGACCCGCAGCCAGGCGAGCAAGGCGGCCAAGTACCGCGAGCTGGCGGTCGAGCTCAAGACCCTCTGGACCGGGCTGGCGGCGGACGACTTCCGCGAGCACCAGTCCCACATGGCCGGCATCCAGGCCGATGCGGCCGGGGCGCAGGCCGAGGTCGAGCGGCTGGCGGGCGAGCTGTCGCAGATCGAAGAGGAGACGCAGGGGCTGGAAGGGAGCCTCTCCGAGCATGAGCGGGCGGTCCGCGAGCTGGAGAAGCAGGCGGGAGCCAACCGCGAGCAGATCGCCGTCCAGGAATCGACGATCCGGCACCAGACCTCGCGGCTGAAGGAACTGGAGCAGGAGATCGACCGGCTGCGGCAGGATCGCCTGACGCTGACGGTCCGTTCGGCCCGGATCGACGAGGAGCTGCGGACCACCTCCGCGCGGCTGGAGCAGTTCGCGCGGGCCTTCGACGAGCAGCGGCTGGCGATGCAGGGTCGCGAGGAAGAGCTCGCCGGGCTGCGGGTCCTGTTCGACGAGGCGCGGGCCCGGATCCGCGAGACCCGGAACCGCCGGGACGAACTCCTCAAACGGGTCAGCGAGCAGCAGCGGAAGACCGCGGCCCTCGAATCGCAGCTCAGCGCGGCGGCCGAGACCGTGGCGCTCGCCGAAACGAAGGTCCGCGAGAGCGTCGACCGGCTGGCTCTCGCCGAGCGGGAACTCGAGCGGCAGCAGATCGCGACGGGCGAAATCCAGTCGTCGAGCGACGCCGCCCGCGAACAGATCGAGTCGATCCGCCTGGAGCGGATGAATCTCCTCGGCGACCACGGCCAGACCGAACGGCGGCTGGCGGACCTGCGGGAGCGCCGCAGCGCCGCGCAGGCCCGGCTGACCGTGTTGCAGGACCTGGAGCGGCGTCAGGAAGGGCTCGGGATCGGGGTCCGCGAAATCCTCGAACGGGCCGCCACGGTCGCTTCGCCGCCGTGGTCGAGCATCGTCGGGAGCGTCGGCGAACTCGTCGACGCGGCGCTCGACGTCGCCCCGCTGATCGAAATGGCGCTCGGCTCACGGACGCAACTCATCGTCGTTGACGACGCCGGTCCGCTCATCGATTACCTCAACCGCGGCGAGGCCCACATCCTGGGCCGTGTCGGGTTCCTGGAACTCCCCTCCGCCCGCCGAGGCGCGCCGACGGCCGCGGCGGCGGCCCGATCCCGCGGGTTCCGGATCTCCGCGGAGCGGCTGCCGGACCTGTCGCACGAGGCGGGGGTGATCGCCCGGGCCGACACGCTCCTGACCGAATCCGAAGCGGTTCCGGGACTGGCGGCGCGGCTCCTGGCCGATACCTGGATCGTCGCCTCGCTGAAAGACGCGTACGACCTCCTCGACGGTGTCGGGGCGGGCTGCCGGTTCGTGACCCAGCAGGGGGAGCTCGTTGAAGCGGACGGGACGCTCTATGTCGGGACGGTGCCGAGCGAGAACGCCGTCCTCTCCCGCAAGAGCGAGCTTCGCCAGCTCCGCAACGAAATCATCCGCCTCGACCGGACGATCACGAGCGAAGTCGACCGGCTGGGCTGGCTGACGTCTTCGCTGACCGACCACGACGGCCGGCTCGCCGCCGCCGACCAGGAATTCCAGCTGGTCTCCGCGCAGCTCGCCGAGGCGGTGACGCGGCTCGACTCGCAGCAGCAGACCGTGGCCCGGTTGACCGAGGAACTGAGCAGCTACGAAGGAGTTCTGAGCCGCCAGGAGGAGCGCCGCGACCAGGTGACCCGGGCCCTCGACGAGCAGCGGGTCCTCATGGAAGAGGAACGGGCGAATGCCGACGCCCTGACGCTGGAAGTGGCGGATGCCGAGCAGCAGACGGCGTCGATCGAGGCGACGCTCAACCTCCTGATCGAGACGGCCCGCGAGGAACAGCTCGAGTTCGCCAAGCACGAGGAACGGCTCAAGACACTCCAGAGCGATCAAGTCCGGCTGCGGCAGGATCAGGTCCAGCGCGTGGCGCAGCAGAAGGAAGTCGAACAGCGGCTGCGGTCGCTCCTGTCCGGACGGCGGGAGGCGATCCAGCTCATCCTGCGGACCGAGTCGAGCGTCTCGCTGCGGTTCGGCCAGGGGGAGACGCTGTCGCAGTCGGTGCGGAGCGCGGCGAAGCAGCGGGATGCGGTCCGGATGCAGCGGCAGCTCCTGTCCCGCCGCGGGGACGAACTCCACAAGAAGCGGCGGGCGGCTCAGGACCGGCAGCACGCCGCCGAAATGCAGATCCGCGAGCGCGAGATGCATCTCCGCTCGCTCGCCGAGAAGATGCAGGAGGAGTACCAGACGACCCTCGAAGAGCTGGCGGCCAGCGGCGTCTCGTCCTTCCGCGCGTACCTCGAAGAGCATGCGCCCGAGCAGGCGGCACAGATGTGGGGCACCCGTGAGTCCGAAGAGGCGGCCGTTGAAGAGGCTGCGGACGAAGAAACCGGGATGGAAGCAGTCGACGCTTCGGACGAAGAGTCCGTCGAAGTCGAGGTGGAGTCGAACGAGCTGGCGGCGGAGGAGTCGGAGGCCGGGGAGTCGGCCTACGCCGAGCTCGTCCCGGTGGTGAACTACGCCGACATCCGTCCCGAGCTGGAGGCGGCGGTCGAGCGGCTGCGACGGCGGATCAAGGCGCTCGGGAGCATCAACACCGACGCGCTGAACGATCTCGACGAGCTGGAGTCGCGGTTCTCGATCCTGAGCGCCCAGCTTCAGGACCTGCAGGAAGCGAAGTCGACGCTGGAAGAGATCATTCGCCGTATCAATACGGAGAGCAAACGGCTGTTCCTTGAGACGTTCGAGACGATCCGCGGGCACTTCCGGGAACTGTTCCGCAAGGTCTTCGGCGGCGGCGAAGGGGATATCGTTCTCGAGAACACCGACGACGTGCTGGAGTGCGGCCTCGACATCGTGGCCCGGCCGCCGGGCAAGGAGCTCCGCTCACTGACGCTGCTCAGCGGTGGCGAGAAGACCATGACCGCCGTGGCGCTCCTGTTCGCGATGTTCCGCAGCAAGCCGAGCCCGTACTGCATCCTGGACGAAGTCGACGCCGCGCTCGATGACGCGAACGTCGGCCGGTACATCAACGTCATTCGGGAGTTCGCCGAGATGACGCAGTTTGTCGTCATTACGCACCGGAAGCAGACGATGACGGCCGCTAACGTCCTCTACGGCGTGACGATGGAGCAGGCGGGGGTCTCGAAGCGGATGTCGGTCCGGTTCGAGGAAGTGGGCGAGAACGGCGAGATCAAGAAGGCCAGCAAGGCGGCTTGA
- a CDS encoding sigma-54-dependent transcriptional regulator gives MRSTMILWLTSDRDLTSTAEQEFGSALRHHRVTTLDDARSSIAPLQPGLLVIDQRTVFDGGHGADRFVEELLLRHPQGRIVLLTGPDCPEILERRAACSTLIHLRDAAGVVDAIRKEYTDALITPIPVHHDRPTETFGRAVLEGATHKFETNSPVLKSMLEDLSIAASHDVTILLIGETGVGKTFLSKLIHETSPRRNEPFLHVPCGALPRELIESELFGHQKGSFTSAHADKEGKFVAAGKGTILLDEIDVLGLEQQVKLLKVIETGEFEPVGSNRTLKSQARLVVASNLDLQPLVEASRFRPDLYYRLSMLKFEIPPLRKRKVDIIPMAKKFIGKFAAKHNITIARIDDTFLEALLDYPWPGNVRELEHVIQRAVIYCRNGLLTAEQLPAHVMAGKAGPTNDPSVVLGDRRGTNEVTLSNQVAVNEREIIEQSLFKNSFSRTRTAKDLGISRVTLYNKMKKYNILKNSN, from the coding sequence ATGCGATCGACGATGATTCTGTGGCTGACCTCGGACCGGGACCTGACCAGCACGGCGGAACAGGAATTCGGCTCCGCTCTGCGGCACCATCGCGTCACGACACTCGACGACGCCCGATCCTCGATCGCGCCGCTGCAGCCGGGCCTGCTCGTCATCGACCAGCGGACCGTTTTCGACGGAGGCCACGGCGCGGACCGGTTCGTCGAGGAGCTGTTGCTCCGGCATCCCCAGGGCCGGATTGTCCTGCTGACCGGGCCGGACTGTCCCGAGATTCTGGAGCGCCGCGCGGCGTGCTCAACATTGATTCATCTCCGCGATGCCGCGGGGGTCGTCGACGCGATCCGGAAGGAATACACCGACGCCCTGATCACGCCGATCCCGGTCCATCATGACCGGCCGACCGAGACGTTCGGCCGCGCGGTCCTGGAGGGGGCAACGCACAAGTTCGAGACGAATTCTCCCGTCCTCAAGTCGATGCTCGAGGACCTGTCGATCGCCGCATCGCACGACGTCACGATCCTGCTCATCGGGGAGACGGGGGTCGGGAAGACATTTCTCTCGAAGCTGATTCATGAGACGTCGCCGCGGCGGAACGAGCCGTTCCTGCACGTGCCCTGCGGGGCGCTGCCGCGGGAGCTGATCGAGAGCGAGCTGTTCGGACACCAGAAGGGGTCGTTCACGAGTGCCCATGCCGACAAGGAGGGGAAGTTCGTCGCCGCCGGGAAGGGGACGATTCTGCTGGACGAAATCGACGTCCTGGGGCTGGAGCAGCAGGTGAAGCTGCTGAAGGTGATCGAGACGGGAGAGTTTGAGCCCGTCGGATCGAATCGGACCCTCAAGTCTCAGGCGCGGCTGGTGGTGGCGAGCAACCTGGATCTGCAGCCGCTGGTTGAGGCGAGCCGGTTCCGGCCGGACCTTTACTACCGGCTCAGCATGCTGAAGTTTGAGATCCCGCCGCTGCGGAAGCGGAAGGTCGACATCATCCCGATGGCGAAGAAATTCATCGGGAAGTTTGCGGCGAAGCACAACATCACGATTGCCCGGATCGATGACACGTTCCTGGAGGCGCTTCTCGACTATCCGTGGCCGGGGAACGTCCGCGAGCTGGAGCATGTGATCCAGCGGGCGGTGATTTACTGCCGCAACGGGCTGTTGACGGCGGAGCAGCTTCCCGCGCACGTCATGGCGGGGAAGGCGGGTCCGACGAACGATCCTTCGGTGGTGCTGGGTGATCGGCGCGGGACGAACGAAGTGACGCTGAGCAATCAGGTGGCCGTGAACGAGCGGGAGATCATTGAGCAGTCGCTGTTCAAGAACAGTTTCAGCCGGACGCGGACGGCGAAGGATCTGGGGATCAGCCGGGTGACGCTGTACAACAAGATGAAGAAGTACAACATCCTGAAGAATTCGAACTAG